The following proteins are encoded in a genomic region of Mahella australiensis 50-1 BON:
- the cmk gene encoding (d)CMP kinase, producing MLNIAIDGPAGAGKSTVAKLLAKQLNIIYLDTGAMYRAIALKAIEQGVDVSDTDALSVLLEDTDIDISYVDEQQHVLLDGRDVTDIIRTPQISDGASKVAAIPAVRLKLVELQRRIARMHDVVMDGRDIGTFVLPNADVKFYLTASIEERAKRRLEEMRAKGYEHSLDDVKDDIRARDKNDSEREFAPLRKADDAILIDSTDKTVDEVVEEMLPFIRIASIKGKT from the coding sequence ATGCTGAATATAGCTATAGATGGACCTGCCGGAGCAGGTAAGAGCACGGTGGCCAAGCTGCTGGCAAAACAGCTTAATATCATATATCTCGATACAGGTGCCATGTATAGGGCTATAGCTCTAAAGGCAATAGAACAAGGGGTGGATGTGTCGGATACCGACGCACTGAGCGTTTTATTGGAGGACACCGATATAGATATAAGCTATGTGGACGAGCAGCAGCATGTGTTGTTGGATGGGCGCGATGTAACCGATATTATACGGACGCCGCAAATATCGGATGGTGCATCTAAAGTGGCCGCGATACCTGCGGTGCGCCTTAAGTTAGTTGAGCTCCAGCGCCGCATAGCACGCATGCACGATGTTGTGATGGATGGAAGGGATATAGGTACATTTGTGTTGCCAAATGCCGATGTAAAGTTTTATCTTACAGCATCTATAGAAGAGCGTGCCAAAAGGCGCCTGGAGGAGATGCGCGCTAAGGGTTATGAGCATTCGCTGGATGATGTCAAAGACGATATTAGAGCCAGGGATAAAAACGATTCCGAGAGGGAATTTGCTCCTCTTCGGAAGGCCGATGATGCTATTCTCATAGACAGCACGGATAAGACCGTTGATGAAGTGGTGGAGGAGATGTTGCCGTTCATTCGGATAGCAAGCATTAAAGGGAAAACATAA
- a CDS encoding PF20097 family protein: MMKDDLIEYLCPYCGCRMEEGTFRSRGGNYFLPIGQKAPLAYSQSSFEEKGAIMLPPDAFSTKPPTWPKAYVCRNCKKIILSY; the protein is encoded by the coding sequence ATGATGAAAGACGATTTGATTGAATATCTGTGTCCATATTGCGGTTGTAGAATGGAAGAAGGGACATTCAGAAGTCGAGGAGGAAATTATTTCTTGCCGATCGGCCAAAAAGCCCCCCTCGCATACTCGCAAAGTTCCTTTGAAGAAAAAGGAGCAATTATGTTACCGCCGGATGCTTTTTCTACAAAACCGCCTACTTGGCCAAAGGCATATGTATGTCGGAATTGCAAAAAGATAATACTATCTTATTGA
- a CDS encoding HutP family protein, with translation MEQWGSKDVAKAAIRISLTKDRNEEAEFKNKCKQIGIDAAAVDYGGEFTSSIPKIIERAVVAAKREGIIGESHLEEGAVAGATHEALSQLMPKAMGLNVGGKLGIARYADHISVAIFFGIGLLNLNEVSIGLGHRAV, from the coding sequence ATGGAACAATGGGGAAGTAAAGATGTGGCAAAAGCAGCTATACGGATAAGTCTAACTAAAGACAGAAATGAAGAGGCAGAGTTTAAGAACAAATGCAAGCAAATTGGTATTGACGCTGCAGCAGTGGACTACGGTGGCGAATTTACATCATCAATACCTAAGATAATAGAGCGCGCCGTAGTGGCAGCCAAGCGCGAGGGCATAATAGGCGAATCTCATCTGGAGGAGGGAGCCGTAGCCGGAGCTACCCACGAGGCTTTGAGCCAGCTTATGCCTAAGGCTATGGGCTTGAATGTGGGCGGAAAACTAGGCATAGCAAGATATGCCGATCACATAAGCGTGGCGATATTCTTCGGCATAGGGCTGCTGAACCTCAATGAGGTGTCTATAGGTTTAGGCCATAGGGCTGTATAA
- the aroH gene encoding chorismate mutase has protein sequence MAIRSVRGAITIDADGPDDVRDAVHELLTAIVEANGIAVDDVVSMLFSCTPDISSIYPGAPARDMGFVHCGIMCLQEMDVWGGLPSCIRVMLLIETDKAQKDIVHIYLRDAKQLRPDLSGEN, from the coding sequence ATGGCTATAAGATCTGTTAGAGGTGCTATTACCATAGATGCCGACGGCCCCGATGATGTACGCGATGCCGTACATGAGCTTTTGACCGCTATCGTAGAGGCCAACGGTATAGCTGTGGATGACGTGGTAAGCATGTTATTCAGTTGCACGCCGGACATTTCCTCCATATACCCGGGTGCGCCTGCACGAGATATGGGATTTGTACACTGCGGTATAATGTGTCTGCAGGAGATGGACGTATGGGGTGGTTTGCCGAGTTGTATAAGAGTAATGCTTTTGATAGAGACCGATAAAGCGCAAAAAGATATAGTACATATTTATCTTCGCGATGCTAAACAGTTGCGCCCGGATTTAAGCGGGGAGAATTAG